In Jejubacter calystegiae, the following are encoded in one genomic region:
- a CDS encoding carboxymuconolactone decarboxylase family protein — protein MMTTNRMPPLAEDAWSDEQRALAQEMINGPRGALLPPFEPLLRSPELMAHAQRMGEYLRYRSAIGQRLSELAILVTARHWSQPVEWAIHAPIAEAQGIDLRDIRAINAGDEPQTLKADERLVWRFCQELHGERRVSDETWQQAVAQFDEKGVMDLVGLCGYYAFLSMVMNAARTPAPASTAEPLMVREAE, from the coding sequence ATGATGACGACCAACCGCATGCCGCCGCTGGCGGAGGACGCGTGGAGCGACGAACAGCGCGCGCTGGCGCAGGAGATGATTAACGGCCCGCGCGGCGCGCTGCTACCGCCGTTTGAACCGCTGCTGCGCAGCCCGGAGCTGATGGCTCACGCTCAGCGGATGGGGGAGTATCTGCGCTACCGTAGCGCTATCGGTCAGCGCCTGTCGGAGCTGGCGATCCTGGTCACCGCCCGTCACTGGTCCCAGCCGGTGGAATGGGCGATTCACGCCCCGATTGCCGAAGCGCAGGGTATCGACCTTCGGGACATCAGGGCGATTAATGCCGGAGATGAACCACAGACGCTGAAAGCGGACGAACGGCTGGTGTGGCGCTTTTGTCAGGAGCTGCACGGCGAGCGGCGGGTTAGCGATGAAACCTGGCAGCAGGCGGTGGCGCAGTTTGATGAAAAAGGGGTGATGGATTTAGTGGGTCTGTGTGGCTACTATGCGTTTTTGTCGATGGTGATGAACGCCGCCCGTACGCCCGCTCCCGCCAGTACGGCAGAGCCGCTAATGGTCAGGGAGGCTGAATGA
- the yedF gene encoding sulfurtransferase-like selenium metabolism protein YedF yields MVGEPCPYPAVATLEAMPQLKKGEVLEVISDCPQSINNIPQDARNHGYTVLDIQQDGPTIRYLIQR; encoded by the coding sequence ATGGTGGGCGAACCCTGCCCTTATCCTGCTGTCGCCACCCTTGAGGCAATGCCGCAGTTGAAAAAAGGCGAGGTTCTTGAAGTCATCAGCGACTGTCCGCAATCGATCAATAACATCCCGCAGGATGCCCGGAATCACGGCTACACCGTGCTGGACATCCAGCAGGATGGTCCGACAATCCGCTATCTGATTCAGCGCTAG
- a CDS encoding YodC family protein yields MLFMIGDEVRHKSGGQRMIVTGISSGMVECRWYDGRSVRREAFHENELQPEHLDARVEVRA; encoded by the coding sequence ATGCTGTTTATGATCGGAGATGAGGTCAGACATAAAAGCGGCGGCCAGAGGATGATTGTCACCGGCATCTCCAGCGGAATGGTGGAATGCCGCTGGTATGATGGCCGCAGCGTCAGGCGTGAAGCCTTCCATGAGAATGAACTGCAGCCAGAACACCTGGATGCGCGGGTGGAAGTGCGCGCCTGA
- a CDS encoding DUF2525 domain-containing protein produces MKSAKTDSDVDVDALLAAINEISESEVRFAGSADDPQRVSVDGRMSHTWGELAEAFELDIKDFSVTEINS; encoded by the coding sequence ATGAAGAGCGCGAAAACCGATTCTGACGTCGATGTTGATGCACTGCTGGCGGCGATCAACGAAATCAGCGAAAGCGAGGTGCGCTTTGCCGGTAGCGCCGACGATCCGCAACGCGTTAGCGTGGATGGCAGAATGTCACATACCTGGGGTGAACTGGCGGAAGCCTTTGAGCTGGATATTAAGGATTTCAGCGTCACAGAGATTAACAGCTGA
- the yedE gene encoding selenium metabolism membrane protein YedE/FdhT: MSWNEFRQHYLIKFWSPLPAVIAAGVLSTWYFGITGTFWAVTGEFTRWGGELLQLFGVHTENWGYFQLIGLEGSPLTRIDGVMIIGMFGGCFAAALWANNIKLRLPQHRVRILQALLGGIIAGFGARLAMGCNLAAFFTGIPQFSLHAWFFAVATAIGSWAGARFTLLPMFRVPVKLKKVSAASPLTQRPDQARRRFRIGMLVFIGMLGWAALTAMNQPKLGLAMLFGVGFGLLIERAQICFTSAFRDLWITGRTQMAKAIILGMAVSAIGIYSYVQLGVAPKIMWAGPNAVLGGLLFGFGIVLAGGCETGWMYRAVEGQVHFWWVGIGNVLGSTLLALVWDEISPALATSWDKVNLLTVFGPQGGLMMTWLLLFAALMLIIGWEKRFFRRHNAGARPVKESL; the protein is encoded by the coding sequence ATGTCATGGAATGAATTCCGACAACATTATCTGATCAAATTCTGGTCCCCCCTCCCCGCCGTGATTGCCGCCGGCGTTCTCTCTACCTGGTATTTCGGTATTACCGGCACCTTCTGGGCCGTCACTGGCGAATTTACCCGCTGGGGCGGTGAACTGCTACAGCTGTTCGGCGTCCATACCGAAAACTGGGGTTACTTTCAGTTAATTGGCCTGGAAGGCTCTCCCCTGACCCGCATTGACGGCGTGATGATTATCGGTATGTTCGGCGGCTGTTTCGCCGCCGCGCTGTGGGCCAATAATATTAAACTGCGCCTGCCCCAGCACCGGGTTCGAATTCTCCAGGCGCTGCTGGGCGGTATTATCGCCGGTTTCGGCGCCCGGCTGGCCATGGGCTGTAACCTGGCGGCCTTCTTTACCGGTATTCCGCAGTTTTCGCTTCACGCCTGGTTTTTTGCGGTGGCGACCGCCATTGGCTCCTGGGCCGGAGCGCGCTTTACGCTGCTGCCGATGTTCCGCGTGCCGGTAAAGCTGAAAAAAGTCAGCGCAGCTTCTCCCCTGACCCAACGGCCGGATCAGGCGCGACGCCGTTTCCGTATTGGAATGCTGGTATTTATCGGTATGCTGGGCTGGGCCGCTCTCACCGCCATGAATCAACCGAAGCTCGGGCTGGCGATGCTGTTTGGCGTCGGGTTCGGCCTGCTGATTGAACGGGCGCAGATCTGCTTTACTTCCGCTTTTCGCGATCTGTGGATCACCGGCCGCACCCAGATGGCAAAGGCTATTATCCTGGGGATGGCCGTCAGCGCCATTGGCATCTACAGCTATGTGCAGCTCGGCGTAGCGCCGAAAATCATGTGGGCCGGCCCTAATGCCGTACTGGGCGGTTTGCTGTTTGGCTTTGGCATCGTACTGGCGGGAGGCTGCGAAACCGGCTGGATGTACCGGGCCGTGGAAGGCCAGGTGCACTTCTGGTGGGTCGGTATCGGCAACGTGCTGGGCTCCACCCTACTGGCGCTGGTCTGGGACGAGATCTCCCCCGCGCTTGCCACTTCGTGGGACAAAGTTAACCTGCTGACCGTTTTCGGTCCCCAGGGCGGCCTGATGATGACCTGGCTGCTGCTGTTTGCCGCCCTGATGTTAATTATCGGCTGGGAAAAACGCTTTTTCCGCCGTCACAACGCCGGTGCCCGTCCGGTTAAGGAGAGCCTGTGA
- a CDS encoding DUF808 family protein, with amino-acid sequence MAGGSLLTLLDDIATLLDDISVMGKVAAKKTAGVLGDDLSLNAQQVTGVRANRELPVVWGVAKGSFLNKLILVPLALIISAFAPWAITPLLMLGGAFLCFEGAEKVIHSFAHRGDSKSAEARQQRLETVAAGDPRAFERDKVKGAIRTDFILSAEIVAITLGIVAEAPLLNQVLILAGVAILVTVGVYGLVGLIVKLDDMGYWLVERQSAPARLLGKGLLALAPLLMKVLTIVGTLAMFLVGGGIVVHGIPVLHHLIEQWSAMGGAVVAAVLPQLMNLVIGFILGAVLLLLISLFNRMRGKSDH; translated from the coding sequence TTGGCCGGGGGTAGTCTGTTAACGTTACTGGATGATATCGCCACGCTGTTGGATGATATCTCCGTTATGGGGAAAGTCGCCGCGAAGAAAACCGCTGGGGTGCTGGGCGACGATCTGTCGCTGAACGCCCAGCAGGTCACAGGAGTACGCGCCAATCGCGAACTACCGGTGGTGTGGGGCGTCGCTAAAGGCTCGTTTCTGAACAAGTTAATTCTGGTGCCGCTGGCGCTTATTATTAGCGCCTTTGCCCCCTGGGCTATTACGCCATTATTGATGCTGGGTGGGGCGTTTCTCTGTTTTGAGGGGGCTGAGAAAGTCATTCATAGCTTTGCCCACCGTGGAGACAGCAAGTCGGCCGAAGCGCGTCAGCAGCGGCTGGAGACGGTTGCTGCTGGCGATCCGCGCGCTTTTGAACGTGACAAAGTTAAGGGCGCCATTCGCACCGATTTTATTCTGTCGGCGGAAATTGTCGCCATCACCCTGGGCATTGTGGCCGAAGCGCCGCTGCTGAATCAGGTCCTGATACTGGCGGGTGTCGCCATTCTGGTCACCGTTGGGGTGTATGGTCTGGTGGGGCTTATCGTGAAGCTGGACGATATGGGGTACTGGCTGGTGGAGCGACAATCGGCACCGGCGCGTCTGCTGGGGAAAGGGTTACTGGCCCTGGCACCTCTGCTGATGAAGGTGCTGACCATTGTGGGTACTCTGGCGATGTTCCTGGTGGGAGGCGGTATCGTGGTTCACGGCATTCCCGTGCTGCACCACCTGATCGAGCAGTGGAGCGCGATGGGCGGTGCCGTGGTGGCCGCTGTGCTGCCACAACTGATGAATCTGGTTATCGGTTTTATTCTGGGCGCGGTACTGCTGTTACTGATTTCGTTGTTCAACCGGATGCGCGGCAAGTCCGACCACTGA
- a CDS encoding MurR/RpiR family transcriptional regulator, whose amino-acid sequence MDPRQTIIENYPQLTPELQRAAAFTLEHVNELVVLSMRAFAAQAGVRPATLLRLAQRLGFDGWVELKHSFIADLGLGGETYGARAQKLVRDGTHSLREQMFGAQAQNLALGREQNRDAMEQAVSLMESAQQVYVCGFRASFPIAWSLYYVWRLFHRRVSLIDGFANNDEMFTRDFGPEDTLVIIGFAPYSRETLQVLDAAKRAGAKVVALSDSPLSPLAQQADSRLYFSTESPSFFPSVVSGISIAECLLAMLVARHGSEAVERIEETERWLFESGAYVTAGKKTDERG is encoded by the coding sequence ATGGATCCCCGGCAGACCATTATCGAAAACTATCCGCAACTGACGCCCGAACTGCAGCGCGCTGCTGCTTTTACTCTGGAGCACGTCAATGAGCTGGTGGTGCTTTCGATGCGCGCCTTTGCCGCCCAGGCGGGGGTGAGGCCGGCCACGCTGCTGCGGCTGGCCCAGCGTCTGGGATTTGACGGCTGGGTGGAGTTGAAGCACAGCTTTATCGCCGATCTGGGGCTGGGGGGAGAAACCTACGGCGCCAGGGCCCAGAAACTGGTGCGCGACGGTACCCACAGCCTGCGTGAACAGATGTTCGGTGCTCAGGCGCAAAACCTGGCGCTGGGGCGCGAACAGAATCGTGACGCCATGGAGCAGGCGGTATCACTGATGGAATCGGCCCAACAGGTCTATGTTTGTGGCTTTCGCGCCAGCTTTCCTATTGCCTGGTCACTGTATTATGTCTGGCGCCTGTTTCATCGCCGGGTCTCATTGATTGATGGCTTCGCCAATAATGATGAGATGTTCACCCGGGATTTTGGCCCTGAAGATACCCTGGTGATTATCGGTTTTGCCCCCTATTCGCGAGAAACGCTGCAGGTGCTGGATGCGGCAAAGCGTGCTGGCGCGAAAGTGGTGGCTCTGAGCGACTCGCCTCTGTCTCCGCTGGCGCAGCAGGCAGATTCCCGGCTCTACTTCTCAACCGAGAGCCCGTCTTTTTTTCCATCGGTGGTCTCCGGCATCAGTATTGCCGAATGCCTGCTGGCGATGCTGGTAGCGCGCCATGGCAGTGAGGCGGTAGAGCGCATCGAAGAGACCGAGCGCTGGCTATTTGAGTCGGGCGCCTACGTCACGGCGGGGAAAAAAACTGATGAGCGGGGGTGA
- a CDS encoding very short patch repair endonuclease, whose protein sequence is MADVHDSKTRSKNMRAIATRDTAIEQRLARLLTSLGVEFRTQDAALAGRPDFVVDHYRCILFTHGCFWHHHDCHLFKVPATRTEFWMTKIGSNVARDRRDISRLLGEGWRVMVVWECALRGRHRLDDPALETRLEEWLCEGGNYAEIDTRGIHAPQPPVA, encoded by the coding sequence ATGGCGGACGTACACGACAGTAAAACGCGCAGTAAAAACATGCGGGCTATCGCCACGCGCGATACCGCCATTGAACAGCGTCTGGCGCGGTTACTGACCTCGCTGGGCGTTGAATTCCGTACTCAGGACGCCGCGCTTGCCGGGCGTCCTGACTTTGTCGTCGATCACTACCGCTGCATTCTCTTCACGCATGGTTGCTTCTGGCACCACCATGACTGCCATCTGTTTAAGGTACCGGCCACCCGTACCGAGTTCTGGATGACCAAGATAGGCAGTAACGTTGCCCGGGACAGGCGCGATATCTCGCGCCTGTTGGGCGAAGGGTGGCGTGTTATGGTGGTCTGGGAGTGTGCCTTGCGTGGCCGACATCGGCTGGACGATCCTGCCCTGGAGACCCGGCTGGAAGAGTGGCTGTGCGAAGGGGGAAACTATGCAGAGATAGACACCCGCGGTATTCACGCCCCACAGCCGCCCGTAGCCTGA
- a CDS encoding C45 family autoproteolytic acyltransferase/hydolase — translation MKQLRIQGTAWQIGRQLGEFGRDAWHQKIIVTGLWQRIVPLIGSPQAMELAAATRARFPEVMAELEGMAEGLQADPLAVFAWNCRGDLLPSTSDGCTTLFGRDAQGRIIIAHNEDGLPPLRDGCALVRVEPTEGPGFTSFAYPGSLCGHTFAVNDAGLVNTVNNIRASHRPRGLPRQILGRASLNARDLNGALVILTGEARAGAFHHTLAQAGSPLLYSVEACGDSCSVEEVVNVGGHANHLVHGAQGRVAQRITDSSAARQRRVNDWLAESPEKTLSEQLALALLSDTSNPTLPVWRQAPDDPDEENTLATAIFCLSEEGVSWNIWESDRAIPSLSGRMALVEHN, via the coding sequence ATGAAGCAGCTACGGATACAGGGGACGGCATGGCAGATCGGACGCCAGCTTGGCGAATTCGGGCGCGACGCCTGGCATCAGAAGATCATTGTCACCGGGTTGTGGCAGCGAATCGTTCCCCTTATCGGCTCGCCCCAGGCCATGGAACTGGCGGCGGCCACCCGTGCTCGTTTCCCGGAGGTGATGGCGGAGCTGGAAGGTATGGCAGAAGGGCTACAGGCTGACCCGCTGGCAGTTTTTGCCTGGAACTGCCGCGGTGATTTGTTGCCTTCGACTTCCGACGGTTGCACCACGCTGTTCGGACGCGATGCACAAGGGCGGATTATTATCGCGCATAACGAAGATGGTCTGCCGCCGCTGCGCGATGGCTGCGCGCTGGTCAGGGTGGAACCGACCGAAGGGCCAGGCTTTACCAGCTTTGCTTATCCGGGATCGCTATGCGGTCACACTTTTGCCGTGAATGATGCAGGCCTGGTGAATACCGTCAATAACATTCGCGCCAGCCATCGCCCCAGGGGGTTGCCGCGTCAGATCCTGGGGCGGGCATCGCTGAATGCCCGGGATCTGAACGGCGCGCTGGTGATCCTGACCGGCGAAGCGCGAGCTGGCGCTTTCCATCACACGCTGGCCCAGGCCGGTTCGCCGTTGCTCTACAGCGTGGAAGCCTGCGGCGATAGCTGCTCGGTGGAAGAGGTGGTGAATGTGGGCGGTCATGCCAATCATCTGGTGCATGGCGCCCAGGGGCGGGTGGCGCAGCGTATTACCGACAGCTCCGCCGCGCGTCAGCGTAGGGTGAATGACTGGCTGGCCGAGAGCCCGGAAAAGACGCTCAGCGAGCAGTTGGCGCTGGCGCTGTTAAGCGATACTTCGAATCCGACCTTGCCTGTCTGGCGTCAGGCGCCTGACGATCCCGATGAGGAAAATACCCTGGCGACGGCCATTTTCTGTCTGAGTGAGGAAGGGGTGAGCTGGAATATCTGGGAAAGCGATCGCGCCATCCCGTCGCTAAGCGGCAGGATGGCGCTTGTTGAACACAACTAG
- the dgcQ gene encoding cellulose biosynthesis regulator diguanylate cyclase DgcQ has translation MLADRSQRKSFFKNPRRVVNICFTFVFICSTLLTWREMAVLEDAWISNQRNSLDNVATALDRQLQHSVDNLLFYRNIMSYALRYPISTDKSRQAMADFERQRTHEHWQIKLDVNRSMPLNGVSDEFVGTSGLLLRDADYLHGELSGALEFSYILQLSDNSRDLQHRTYYVSRAGFYISSRPPRNDEQLVSRYYRQVARPYFAQHSERYNKGRGLIWDHTWDPTRGGDQVITASVPLDYEHRWYGVLAMDFTIDSMHQFLQRALQDGNEGVVLLYDRKFNAIATSADAMPEGKMFTPTQLAQLARAMESKNEGEIRMAHSVVTWDKLNNFDGVLVKIHSLDEGIRGEFGRISVVLGLLWVLFSAMLGGSWLLIHRLVKNMMNLQSTLSWRANYDTLTRLYNRGAFFDQAQYLADYCRQSGQSFAVIQLDLDHFKSINDRFGHDSGDRVLASAGAILSASLRGDDIAGRIGGEEFCVVLPGSSLSQASAVAERIRERINGKEILVRSGQTLHISASFGVSCSQEHGDYDFEHLQSIADGRLYKAKEGGRNRVCDSD, from the coding sequence GTGTTAGCGGATCGCAGTCAGCGAAAATCGTTTTTCAAAAATCCGCGCCGGGTTGTTAACATTTGCTTCACTTTCGTGTTTATCTGCTCGACGCTTCTCACATGGCGTGAAATGGCGGTACTGGAAGATGCCTGGATCTCAAACCAGCGTAATAGCCTTGATAATGTCGCCACCGCACTCGACAGGCAGCTTCAGCACAGCGTAGACAACTTGTTGTTTTATCGAAATATTATGAGTTATGCGCTACGCTATCCCATCTCTACCGATAAAAGTCGTCAGGCTATGGCCGATTTTGAGCGCCAGCGTACCCACGAACACTGGCAGATTAAGCTGGATGTGAACCGCAGTATGCCCCTTAACGGCGTTTCCGATGAATTTGTCGGCACCAGTGGGCTGCTATTGCGCGATGCCGACTACCTTCACGGAGAATTGAGCGGGGCGCTGGAGTTTAGCTATATCCTGCAACTGTCCGACAACAGCCGCGATCTTCAGCATCGTACCTATTATGTCTCCCGGGCCGGGTTTTATATCTCCAGCCGTCCGCCACGCAATGATGAACAGTTGGTATCCCGCTACTATCGCCAGGTGGCGCGGCCGTATTTCGCGCAGCATTCAGAGCGCTACAACAAGGGTAGGGGGCTTATCTGGGATCACACCTGGGATCCGACCCGTGGCGGCGATCAGGTGATCACCGCCAGCGTGCCGCTCGATTATGAACATCGCTGGTACGGCGTGCTGGCGATGGACTTTACCATTGACTCTATGCACCAGTTTCTGCAGCGTGCGCTACAGGACGGGAATGAGGGTGTGGTACTGCTTTACGATCGCAAATTTAATGCGATTGCCACCAGTGCCGATGCGATGCCGGAAGGCAAAATGTTTACCCCTACCCAGTTGGCCCAGTTGGCCAGAGCGATGGAGAGCAAGAACGAAGGGGAGATACGCATGGCCCACAGTGTCGTCACCTGGGATAAACTCAACAATTTCGACGGCGTGCTGGTGAAGATTCACTCACTGGACGAAGGGATACGCGGCGAATTCGGGCGTATCAGCGTCGTACTGGGCCTGTTGTGGGTGCTGTTCAGCGCGATGTTGGGCGGCTCCTGGCTGCTGATTCATCGGTTGGTTAAAAATATGATGAATCTGCAAAGTACCCTGAGCTGGCGCGCCAACTACGATACCCTGACCCGGCTCTATAATCGCGGCGCTTTCTTCGATCAGGCGCAGTACCTGGCGGACTACTGTCGCCAGAGTGGACAATCCTTTGCGGTGATTCAGCTCGATCTTGACCACTTTAAGAGCATTAATGACCGCTTTGGCCATGATTCCGGGGATCGGGTTCTGGCCAGTGCTGGCGCTATTCTTAGCGCCTCACTGCGCGGTGATGATATTGCCGGTCGTATTGGCGGTGAGGAGTTCTGCGTTGTCTTACCGGGCTCTTCCCTGAGCCAGGCCAGCGCGGTCGCCGAACGGATACGTGAGCGTATTAACGGCAAGGAGATTCTGGTGCGTAGCGGGCAGACGCTGCACATTAGCGCTTCATTCGGCGTGAGCTGCTCACAGGAGCACGGCGACTATGATTTTGAACATCTGCAGTCTATTGCGGACGGGCGCCTGTACAAGGCTAAAGAGGGCGGTCGCAACCGCGTTTGCGATAGCGATTAA
- a CDS encoding aspartate aminotransferase family protein produces MSHIIHRSLAGTPPVAAAAQGIWITDANGKRYLDACGGAAVSCLGHGHPDVLAALHAQIDKLAYAHTGFFTSDAAEGLAKHLAAHAPGDLTHCYFVSGGSEAIETALKLARQYFVELGEPERTTFIARRQSYHGNTLGALAVGGNEWRRRQFAPLLMDVVRVSACNEYRDRAADESQEQYTARLLNELEQAILDAGPQTIIGFVAETVVGATSGAIPPTPGYLAGVRRLCDKYGILYIADEVMCGMGRTGTLYAFEQDGVVPDIVAMAKGLGGGYQPIGAVIASDKVLAPLRTGSGLFQHGHTYICHPTAAAAALAVQQVIQRDNLLVQVQERGAQLAALLREALGDNPFVGDIRGRGLFMGVELVRDRETKTPFDPALKLHVAIKRHCLARGLMVYPMGGTLDGRQGDHVLLAPPFIISPQQTEQVVTHLTAAIREETEKAAGVQ; encoded by the coding sequence ATGTCTCACATCATCCATCGCAGTCTTGCGGGTACACCTCCGGTAGCGGCGGCCGCTCAGGGTATCTGGATCACCGACGCTAACGGTAAACGCTATCTGGACGCTTGCGGCGGTGCCGCCGTCTCCTGCCTGGGCCACGGGCATCCCGATGTACTGGCGGCGTTGCACGCGCAGATAGACAAGCTGGCGTACGCCCATACCGGCTTTTTTACCAGCGATGCCGCAGAAGGGCTGGCGAAACACCTGGCGGCCCATGCGCCGGGCGACCTGACGCACTGCTATTTTGTTTCCGGCGGTTCAGAGGCCATTGAAACGGCGCTTAAGCTGGCGCGTCAGTATTTTGTGGAGCTCGGCGAGCCTGAACGTACCACCTTTATCGCCCGGCGACAGAGCTATCACGGCAATACTCTGGGCGCGCTGGCGGTGGGCGGCAATGAGTGGCGTCGCCGCCAGTTTGCCCCGCTGCTGATGGACGTGGTACGGGTTTCCGCCTGTAATGAGTATCGGGACCGGGCTGCGGACGAAAGCCAGGAGCAATATACTGCGCGTCTGCTGAATGAACTGGAGCAGGCGATTCTCGATGCCGGGCCGCAGACCATTATTGGCTTTGTGGCCGAAACGGTCGTGGGGGCCACCAGCGGCGCGATACCGCCAACGCCGGGCTATCTGGCTGGCGTTCGTCGGCTGTGCGATAAATACGGCATTCTCTATATCGCCGATGAGGTGATGTGCGGCATGGGACGTACCGGCACGCTATACGCCTTTGAACAGGATGGCGTGGTGCCGGATATCGTGGCGATGGCTAAAGGGCTGGGAGGCGGCTATCAGCCTATAGGCGCGGTGATCGCCAGCGACAAAGTACTGGCACCGTTACGTACCGGCAGCGGCCTGTTCCAGCATGGCCATACTTATATCTGCCACCCCACGGCGGCAGCGGCGGCCCTGGCCGTTCAGCAGGTGATTCAGCGCGATAATCTGCTGGTTCAGGTGCAGGAGCGCGGCGCTCAACTGGCTGCACTGCTGCGTGAAGCACTGGGCGACAACCCCTTTGTCGGCGATATTCGCGGCCGCGGACTCTTTATGGGCGTGGAACTGGTGCGCGATCGCGAAACTAAAACGCCTTTCGACCCAGCACTGAAGCTGCATGTCGCCATAAAGCGCCACTGTCTGGCCCGCGGGCTGATGGTCTATCCGATGGGCGGTACTCTGGATGGCAGACAGGGTGACCACGTACTGCTGGCGCCGCCCTTTATTATTTCGCCGCAGCAGACGGAACAGGTGGTTACGCACCTGACGGCGGCGATCCGTGAAGAGACAGAGAAAGCAGCAGGAGTGCAATGA
- the rcsA gene encoding transcriptional regulator RcsA, protein MSTIIMDLCSYTRLGLTGYLVSRGVRKRQIVDVETASELEETCASRHPHVVFINEDCFIHDSESSQHIKQIINQHPETLFIVFMAIANIHFDEYLLVRKNLLISSKSIKPESLDEILGNYLTKDEQCIRNINLPTLSLSRTESSMLRMWMSGQDTIQISDQMNIKAKTVSSHKGNIKRKIKTHNKQVIYHVVRLADNVTNGIFVNMR, encoded by the coding sequence ATGTCAACGATTATTATGGACTTATGCAGCTACACCCGACTGGGGCTCACCGGTTACCTGGTCAGTCGCGGGGTGAGAAAACGGCAGATAGTCGACGTGGAAACGGCGAGCGAGTTGGAAGAAACCTGTGCATCACGACATCCTCACGTGGTGTTTATTAATGAGGACTGTTTCATCCACGATTCAGAAAGTAGCCAGCACATTAAGCAGATCATTAATCAGCATCCGGAGACCCTTTTCATTGTCTTCATGGCGATTGCCAATATTCATTTTGATGAATATCTGCTGGTGCGCAAAAATCTACTAATTAGCTCTAAATCGATTAAACCTGAATCACTTGATGAAATTCTTGGCAATTATTTAACAAAAGATGAGCAGTGTATCCGGAATATCAATTTGCCTACCCTGTCTTTAAGCCGAACCGAATCCAGCATGTTACGTATGTGGATGTCGGGTCAGGATACTATTCAGATATCAGATCAGATGAATATTAAAGCAAAGACAGTCTCGTCACATAAAGGCAATATCAAACGGAAAATCAAGACCCATAATAAACAGGTTATCTATCACGTCGTGCGCCTTGCGGACAACGTAACCAATGGGATCTTCGTTAATATGCGCTAA
- the dsrB gene encoding protein DsrB, translating to MQVNDRVTVKTDGGPRRPGRVLAIEEFSEGTMFLVSLEDYPMGIWFFNDKGHPDGIFVEKAE from the coding sequence ATGCAGGTTAACGATCGGGTAACGGTTAAAACCGATGGCGGTCCGCGCCGACCAGGGCGGGTTCTGGCCATTGAAGAGTTTAGTGAAGGCACCATGTTTCTGGTGTCGCTGGAGGATTACCCGATGGGCATCTGGTTCTTTAATGATAAAGGACACCCGGACGGTATTTTTGTTGAAAAGGCGGAGTAA